A region of Rattus rattus isolate New Zealand chromosome 7, Rrattus_CSIRO_v1, whole genome shotgun sequence DNA encodes the following proteins:
- the Tomm20l gene encoding TOMM20-like protein 1 — MPSVRLSVRLLAALAVGGAIALLGYCVYLDRKRHRDPAFRRWLRDKRRAGQSNAKAPARQLWDPEKKKTLQEFFLQEMQMGKLCLARGEHGMGFEHFTNALLVCGQPKELLMFFKNTLPPEVFQMLLYKIPIICQQLEADMHEQEVLDG, encoded by the exons ATGCCCAGCGTCCGCCTTAGCGTCAGGCTCCTGGCAGCCTTGGCAGTGGGCGGCGCCATCGCCCTGCTCGGCTACTGCGTCTACCTGGACCGGAAGCGGCACCGAGACCCCGCCTTCCGCCGCTGGCTGCGGGACA AGAGAAGAGCTGGACAGTCCAACGCCAAGGCGCCCGCTAGGCAG TTATGGGatccagaaaagaagaaaacactacAAGAATTTTTTTTGCAAGAGATGCAGATGGGAAAACTTTGTTTAGCTAGAG GGGAGCATGGAATGGGATTTGAACATTTCACCAATGCCCTTTTAGTGTGTGGGCAACCGAAAGAGCTActgatgtttttcaaaaacacaCTCCCTCCTGAGGTTTTTCAGATGCTATTGTACAAAATTCCCATTATTTGCCAG CAACTTGAGGCAGACATGCATGAGCAAGAAGTACTTGACGGATGA
- the Timm9 gene encoding mitochondrial import inner membrane translocase subunit Tim9, protein MAAQIPESDQIKQFKEFLGTYNKLTETCFLDCVKDFTTREVKPEEVTCSEHCLQKYLKMTQRISMRFQEYHIQQNEALAAKAGLLGQPR, encoded by the exons ATGGCTGCACAGATACCAGAATCTGACCAGATAAAACAG TTTAAGGAGTTCCTGGGAACCTACAATAAACTTACAGAAACCTGCTTTTTGGACTGTGTTAAAGACTTCACAACAAGAGAGGTGAAACCTGAAGAG GTTACCTGTTCAGAACATTGcttacagaaatatttaaaaatgacacaGAGAATATCCATGAGATTTCAGGAATATCACATTCAGCAGAATGAAGCCCTGGCAGCCAAAGCAGGCCTCTTAGGCCAACCACGGTAG